One part of the Anaeromyxobacter sp. Fw109-5 genome encodes these proteins:
- a CDS encoding tetratricopeptide repeat protein: protein MRPAALQEAPASSEAARTLKALAPAAVIFLAAAIAVLPSLGGGFVFDDHGLIEDSALLRGPLWRIWLTTEPVDFWPLTYTTLWLDWRAWGTGPLGYRLLNVALHAATATLLWRVLRRLAVPGAWLAGLLFAVHPATVESVAWISERKNVLSGALFAGAVLVWLRHRASRRTGWYVAALATFLLALLAKTSTVMLPVVLLGIALWQRGRLERRDLVETAPFFALSLALGAVTVWFQQVRSLAGARLPRGLEERVGGAAWALLSYLRTALVPVDIPLVAAPWPVGSAEPLFWAPLAIVLAAAGVLAWGRRGPLRPVSFALGYHALMVLPVLGLVDMAYLRLAPVASHLQYVALMGPVALAAAALARLASGPRRSAALAASGVLALALAAASALRSTAFRDDLAYWEAAARGAPQSRVAALRLADELGARGRVPEARAVLAGAAARLRDPADRLRAEAILLVHSRRFAEGLAAAGAAEQVRTDPFFQRDLGELLIQAGRFDDAIAVLEPVVRAHPNSAEHRYWLGSALALAGRLPEAAEVVRVACGQSRGHFGTCTAFVMVLARMGQADRARAELASALALSPWDAEVERLLAESGVPEAR, encoded by the coding sequence GTGCGCCCCGCCGCCCTCCAGGAGGCGCCCGCGTCGAGCGAGGCGGCGCGAACCCTGAAGGCGCTCGCGCCCGCCGCGGTCATCTTCCTCGCCGCGGCGATCGCGGTGCTGCCGTCGCTGGGCGGCGGCTTCGTGTTCGACGATCACGGGCTCATCGAGGACAGCGCGCTGCTCCGCGGTCCGCTCTGGCGCATCTGGCTCACCACCGAGCCGGTGGACTTCTGGCCGCTCACCTACACGACGCTCTGGCTCGACTGGCGCGCGTGGGGCACCGGGCCGCTCGGCTACCGGCTCCTCAACGTGGCGCTGCACGCCGCCACGGCGACGCTCCTGTGGCGCGTGCTCCGGCGCCTCGCCGTCCCCGGGGCCTGGCTCGCGGGCCTCCTCTTCGCCGTCCACCCGGCCACGGTCGAGTCGGTGGCGTGGATCTCGGAGCGCAAGAACGTGCTCTCCGGCGCGCTCTTCGCAGGCGCGGTGCTGGTGTGGCTCCGCCACCGGGCGTCCCGGAGGACGGGCTGGTACGTCGCCGCGCTGGCGACGTTCCTGCTCGCGCTGCTGGCCAAGACCTCGACCGTGATGCTCCCGGTCGTGCTGCTCGGGATCGCGCTCTGGCAGCGCGGGCGCCTCGAGCGGCGCGACCTCGTGGAGACGGCCCCGTTCTTCGCGCTCTCCCTCGCGCTCGGCGCGGTGACGGTCTGGTTCCAGCAGGTGCGGTCGCTGGCGGGCGCGCGGCTGCCCCGCGGCCTCGAGGAGCGGGTGGGCGGCGCGGCGTGGGCGCTGCTCTCCTACCTGCGGACGGCGCTCGTGCCCGTCGACATCCCGCTCGTGGCGGCCCCGTGGCCGGTGGGGAGCGCGGAGCCGCTCTTCTGGGCCCCGCTCGCGATCGTGCTCGCCGCCGCCGGGGTGCTGGCGTGGGGGCGCCGGGGGCCGCTCCGCCCCGTCTCCTTCGCGCTCGGCTACCACGCCCTCATGGTGCTGCCCGTGCTCGGCCTCGTGGACATGGCCTACCTGCGCCTCGCGCCGGTGGCGAGCCACCTCCAGTACGTCGCCCTGATGGGCCCGGTGGCGCTCGCCGCCGCCGCGCTCGCGCGCCTCGCGTCCGGCCCGAGGCGGAGCGCCGCCCTCGCGGCGTCGGGGGTCCTCGCGCTCGCGCTCGCCGCGGCGTCCGCGCTCCGCTCGACGGCCTTCCGGGACGATCTCGCGTACTGGGAGGCGGCGGCCCGCGGCGCGCCGCAGAGCCGCGTGGCCGCGCTGCGGCTCGCGGACGAGCTGGGCGCCCGCGGCCGTGTCCCGGAGGCGCGGGCCGTGCTGGCCGGCGCGGCCGCGCGGCTGCGCGACCCGGCGGACCGGCTGCGCGCGGAGGCGATCCTGCTCGTGCACTCGCGCCGGTTCGCGGAGGGGCTCGCCGCCGCGGGCGCCGCCGAGCAGGTCAGGACCGATCCGTTCTTCCAGCGCGACCTCGGGGAGCTGCTCATCCAGGCGGGCCGGTTCGACGACGCCATCGCCGTGCTCGAGCCCGTGGTGCGCGCGCACCCGAACAGCGCGGAGCACCGCTACTGGCTGGGCTCCGCGCTCGCGCTCGCCGGACGGCTGCCGGAGGCCGCCGAGGTGGTGCGGGTCGCGTGCGGGCAGTCGCGCGGTCACTTCGGCACGTGCACCGCGTTCGTGATGGTGCTCGCGCGCATGGGCCAGGCGGACCGCGCCCGGGCCGAGCTCGCGAGCGCGCTCGCGCTCTCCCCGTGGGACGCCGAGGTGGAGCGGCTCCTCGCCGAGAGCGGCGTCCCCGAGGCCCGCTGA
- a CDS encoding penicillin-binding protein activator has product MRVTARKVLAFLLLSLAGCPKRVVVNGQEMSVQDADDLARRELDGVRAEAKGLPPAQAAERLEAFAKRYRGVPAGGEALHEAAELRRAGGEPARAAEDLRTLLAEHPLHARAVEAKYLLALSDIELGRTRDGLASLATLYEKLPSEARPDAAARAAEAALAAGEEAEAVRWLATLAEGQQGAARERTLARAVEAVDALGLEDADALRRALPADAAIQEPLAMKAARIHLHLRDYAKAEQAAREVFLRWPHGRYADEAKRLVERISRLTYVRPNVLGVAVPLSGNYKRWGEAILQGVSLALEGSAVKLAVRDTRGEPDGAAAALEALVLEEGAIAVVGGVTNAEGERAAAAAEELQVPFVSLSKQEGITEAGPHVFQNMLTASEQADALLGLAMGKRGMRRFAILYPSMTYGVELANAFWDELEARGGEVRAAETYAADRTTFTPLVKSMVGKLYLEDRRDWQEQAREIADKEKDPFRRRKALEKARERLAPVTDFDAIFIPDFARNVKLIAPALAVEDVVTQTCEPDALEKLKKLTGRPDLRPVQLLGANGWSGDPSLFDQAPGGAGRHLRCAIYVDGFFAGSARAGTRRFVERFQQKHPGHTPTILEASAYDAAGMARQVMERDRAQTRAALRDGLAGVRGFSGATGELSMGPDRTPVRELFFLTVDSSGLREMKPEELAAPGAGGM; this is encoded by the coding sequence ATGCGCGTCACCGCCCGGAAGGTCCTCGCGTTCCTCCTGCTGTCCCTCGCCGGCTGCCCGAAGCGGGTGGTGGTGAACGGCCAGGAGATGTCGGTCCAGGATGCGGACGACCTCGCCCGCCGCGAGCTCGACGGCGTGCGCGCCGAGGCGAAGGGGCTGCCGCCCGCGCAGGCGGCGGAGCGGCTCGAGGCGTTCGCGAAGCGCTACCGCGGCGTTCCCGCCGGAGGGGAGGCGCTGCACGAGGCGGCGGAGCTGCGCCGCGCGGGCGGGGAGCCGGCGCGCGCGGCGGAGGACCTCCGCACGCTGCTCGCCGAGCACCCGCTCCACGCCCGGGCGGTCGAGGCGAAGTACCTCCTCGCCCTCTCGGACATCGAGCTCGGCCGGACCCGCGACGGGCTCGCGAGCCTCGCCACGCTCTACGAGAAGCTCCCCTCCGAGGCGCGGCCCGACGCCGCCGCCCGGGCGGCCGAGGCCGCCCTCGCGGCAGGAGAGGAGGCCGAGGCGGTGCGCTGGCTCGCGACGCTGGCGGAGGGGCAGCAGGGCGCCGCGCGCGAGCGGACCCTCGCCCGCGCCGTCGAGGCGGTGGACGCCCTCGGCCTCGAGGACGCCGACGCCCTGCGCCGGGCGCTCCCCGCGGACGCGGCGATCCAGGAGCCGCTCGCGATGAAGGCCGCGCGCATCCACCTCCACCTGCGCGACTACGCGAAGGCCGAGCAGGCGGCGCGCGAGGTGTTCCTGCGCTGGCCCCACGGGCGCTACGCGGACGAGGCGAAGCGGCTCGTCGAGCGCATCTCGCGGCTCACCTACGTGCGCCCGAACGTGCTCGGCGTCGCCGTCCCGCTCTCCGGCAACTACAAGCGCTGGGGCGAGGCGATCCTGCAGGGCGTCTCGCTCGCCCTGGAGGGCTCCGCCGTGAAGCTGGCGGTGCGCGACACGCGCGGGGAGCCGGACGGCGCCGCGGCCGCGCTCGAGGCCCTGGTCCTCGAGGAGGGCGCCATCGCGGTGGTGGGCGGGGTGACGAACGCGGAGGGGGAGCGCGCCGCGGCCGCCGCGGAGGAGCTGCAGGTCCCGTTCGTCTCGCTCTCCAAGCAGGAGGGGATCACCGAGGCGGGCCCCCACGTGTTCCAGAACATGCTCACCGCGAGCGAGCAGGCCGACGCGCTCCTCGGCCTCGCCATGGGCAAGCGGGGGATGCGGCGCTTCGCGATCCTCTACCCCTCGATGACCTACGGGGTGGAGCTCGCGAACGCGTTCTGGGACGAGCTCGAGGCGCGCGGCGGCGAGGTGCGCGCCGCCGAGACCTACGCGGCGGACCGGACCACCTTCACGCCGCTCGTGAAGAGCATGGTGGGCAAGCTCTACCTCGAGGACCGGCGCGACTGGCAGGAGCAGGCGCGGGAGATCGCCGACAAGGAGAAGGATCCCTTCCGGCGCCGCAAGGCGCTCGAGAAGGCCCGCGAGCGGCTCGCGCCCGTCACCGACTTCGACGCGATCTTCATCCCCGACTTCGCGCGCAACGTGAAGCTCATCGCGCCCGCGCTGGCGGTCGAGGACGTGGTGACGCAGACCTGCGAGCCCGACGCGCTCGAGAAGCTCAAGAAGCTCACCGGCCGGCCCGACCTCCGCCCCGTGCAGCTCCTCGGGGCGAACGGCTGGAGCGGCGACCCCAGCCTGTTCGATCAGGCGCCCGGCGGCGCGGGCCGCCACCTCCGCTGCGCCATCTACGTGGACGGGTTCTTCGCCGGCTCCGCGCGCGCGGGCACGCGGCGCTTCGTGGAGCGCTTCCAGCAGAAGCACCCCGGCCACACGCCCACCATCCTCGAGGCGTCCGCCTACGACGCGGCCGGGATGGCGCGCCAGGTGATGGAGCGCGACCGCGCCCAGACGCGGGCGGCCCTGCGCGACGGGCTCGCCGGGGTGCGCGGGTTCAGCGGGGCGACCGGCGAGCTGTCGATGGGACCGGACCGCACCCCCGTCCGCGAGCTCTTCTTCCTGACCGTGGACTCGAGCGGCCTGCGCGAGATGAAGCCCGAGGAGCTGGCCGCGCCGGGCGCGGGCGGGATGTAG
- the dnaJ gene encoding molecular chaperone DnaJ, protein MQKRDYYEVLGVERAADETAIKTAYRKLAHQFHPDKNPGDKKAEDRFKEASEAYEVLSDPDKRARYDRFGHAGGGGFPGGDGFPFGGAATINDIFGDIFGEMFGGGGGRRQRQRTRGSDLRYHLEISFEEAAFGTVARITIPRPKACETCRGSGAKPGTGPKTCPTCGGSGEVRLTQGFFSIARTCHHCQGAGRVIVDKCPTCAGQGALREEATVEVKVPPGVDTGTRLKLSGEGEPPPIPGGSAGDLYVVLQVREHPIFTREDTEVLCEMPISISQAALGATIDVPTLDGPAKLKIPAGTQSGKVFRVKGKGIPALSGGGRGDQHVRVAVETPTHLTKEQRELLERFAALSGEETNPHARSFWQKVGDLIRDAKG, encoded by the coding sequence GTGCAAAAGCGAGATTACTACGAGGTCCTTGGCGTCGAGCGCGCCGCGGACGAGACGGCGATCAAGACCGCCTACCGCAAGCTCGCCCACCAGTTCCACCCGGACAAGAACCCGGGCGACAAGAAGGCCGAGGACAGGTTCAAGGAGGCGTCCGAGGCCTACGAGGTGCTGTCGGACCCGGACAAGCGGGCCCGCTACGACCGCTTCGGGCACGCGGGCGGCGGCGGGTTCCCCGGCGGCGACGGCTTCCCGTTCGGCGGCGCGGCCACCATCAACGACATCTTCGGCGACATCTTCGGCGAGATGTTCGGCGGCGGCGGCGGACGGCGCCAGCGCCAGCGCACGCGCGGCTCGGACCTCCGCTACCACCTCGAGATCTCCTTCGAGGAGGCGGCGTTCGGCACGGTGGCGCGCATCACCATCCCCCGGCCGAAGGCGTGCGAGACCTGCCGGGGCTCCGGCGCGAAGCCGGGCACCGGCCCCAAGACCTGCCCCACCTGCGGCGGCTCGGGCGAGGTGCGCCTCACCCAGGGCTTCTTCTCGATCGCCCGGACCTGCCACCACTGCCAGGGCGCGGGCCGCGTCATCGTGGACAAGTGTCCGACCTGCGCCGGCCAGGGCGCGCTGCGCGAGGAGGCCACCGTCGAGGTGAAGGTCCCGCCGGGCGTGGACACCGGGACGCGGCTCAAGCTCTCGGGCGAGGGCGAGCCTCCGCCCATCCCGGGCGGCAGCGCGGGCGACCTGTACGTCGTGCTGCAGGTGCGCGAGCATCCGATCTTCACGCGCGAGGACACCGAGGTCCTCTGCGAGATGCCCATCTCCATCTCGCAGGCGGCGCTCGGCGCGACCATCGACGTGCCCACCCTCGACGGCCCGGCCAAGCTGAAGATCCCGGCGGGGACGCAGAGCGGAAAGGTGTTCCGGGTGAAGGGCAAGGGCATCCCGGCGCTCTCCGGCGGCGGCCGCGGCGACCAGCACGTCCGCGTCGCCGTCGAGACCCCGACGCACCTCACGAAGGAGCAGCGCGAGCTGCTCGAGCGCTTCGCGGCGCTCTCCGGTGAGGAGACGAACCCGCACGCCCGCAGCTTCTGGCAGAAGGTCGGGGATCTGATCCGGGACGCGAAGGGGTAA
- the dnaK gene encoding molecular chaperone DnaK, producing MGKVIGIDLGTTNSCVSVMEGGDAVVIPNSEGSRTTPSMVAFTEGGERLVGQIAKRQAITNPEATVHGVKRLIGRKFDDAEVRRSVGLVPYRIAAAENGDAWVEAAGKPHSPAEISAMVLAKMKQTAEDYLGEPVSEAIVTCPAYFNDAQRQATKDAGRIAGLNVLRIINEPTAAALAYGIDKQKAGATERVAVYDLGGGTFDITVLELNLGVFEVKATNGDTFLGGEDFDQRLIDWMARRFREQTGVDLTRDRMALQRLKEAAERAKHELSSAIETEVNLPFITADATGPKHLAETIDRATLEELCGDLIERTLEPCRTALEDAGVSVQQIDTVILVGGMTRMPKVQEVVKRFFGREPHKGVNPDEVVAVGAAIQGGVLKGEVKDVLLLDVTPLSLGVETAGGVFTKIIEKNTTVPCKKSQVFSTAVDNQPLVSVHVLQGERGMAADDKTLGRFELVGIPPAPRGVPQIEVTFDIDANGIVHVSAKDLGTGKQQQIRITGSSGLTEAEIQRMIRDAEANRADDAAKKELADLKNNAEGLVYTTEKSLEEYASALAADDLAEIRADLELLKGVLQGSDGGAIKEALTRLEGSAYRIADAIYAQQGGGT from the coding sequence ATGGGGAAGGTCATCGGCATCGACCTCGGCACCACGAACTCCTGCGTCTCGGTGATGGAGGGGGGCGACGCCGTCGTCATCCCGAACAGCGAGGGCTCGCGCACCACCCCGTCCATGGTGGCCTTCACCGAGGGCGGCGAGCGGCTCGTCGGGCAGATCGCGAAGCGCCAGGCCATCACCAACCCCGAGGCCACCGTCCACGGCGTGAAGCGGCTCATCGGGCGCAAGTTCGACGACGCGGAGGTGAGGCGCTCCGTCGGGCTCGTGCCGTACCGCATCGCGGCGGCCGAGAACGGCGACGCCTGGGTGGAGGCCGCCGGCAAGCCGCACTCGCCGGCCGAGATCTCGGCGATGGTCCTCGCCAAGATGAAGCAGACCGCGGAGGACTACCTCGGCGAGCCCGTCTCCGAGGCGATCGTCACCTGCCCCGCCTACTTCAACGACGCCCAGCGCCAGGCGACCAAGGACGCGGGGCGCATCGCCGGGCTGAACGTCCTCCGCATCATCAACGAGCCGACCGCGGCGGCCCTCGCCTACGGCATCGACAAGCAGAAGGCGGGCGCGACCGAGCGCGTCGCGGTGTACGACCTCGGGGGCGGCACCTTCGACATCACGGTCCTCGAGCTCAACCTCGGCGTGTTCGAGGTGAAGGCGACGAACGGCGACACGTTCCTCGGCGGCGAGGACTTCGACCAGCGGCTCATCGACTGGATGGCGCGGCGCTTCCGCGAGCAGACCGGCGTCGACCTCACCCGCGACCGCATGGCGCTCCAGCGGCTCAAGGAGGCCGCGGAGCGCGCCAAGCACGAGCTCTCCAGCGCGATCGAGACGGAGGTGAACCTCCCGTTCATCACCGCCGACGCCACCGGCCCCAAGCACCTCGCCGAGACCATCGACCGCGCCACGCTCGAGGAGCTGTGCGGCGACCTGATCGAGCGGACGCTGGAGCCGTGCCGCACCGCCCTCGAGGACGCGGGCGTCTCGGTGCAGCAGATCGACACCGTCATCCTGGTCGGCGGCATGACCCGCATGCCGAAGGTGCAGGAGGTGGTGAAGCGCTTCTTCGGCAGGGAGCCGCACAAGGGCGTGAACCCGGACGAGGTCGTCGCGGTGGGCGCGGCGATCCAGGGCGGCGTGCTGAAGGGCGAGGTGAAGGACGTCCTGCTCCTCGACGTGACGCCCCTCTCGCTGGGCGTCGAGACCGCGGGCGGCGTCTTCACCAAGATCATCGAGAAGAACACCACCGTCCCCTGCAAGAAGTCGCAGGTGTTCTCGACGGCGGTGGACAACCAGCCGCTCGTGTCCGTCCACGTGCTGCAGGGCGAGCGCGGCATGGCCGCGGACGACAAGACCCTGGGGCGCTTCGAGCTCGTCGGCATCCCGCCCGCGCCCCGCGGCGTGCCGCAGATCGAGGTCACCTTCGACATCGACGCGAACGGGATCGTGCACGTCTCCGCGAAGGACCTCGGCACCGGCAAGCAGCAGCAGATCCGGATCACCGGCTCCTCCGGCCTCACGGAGGCGGAGATCCAGCGGATGATCCGCGACGCGGAGGCGAACCGCGCCGACGACGCCGCGAAGAAGGAGCTCGCCGATCTCAAGAACAACGCCGAGGGGCTCGTCTACACGACCGAGAAGAGCCTCGAGGAGTACGCGAGCGCGCTCGCCGCGGACGACCTCGCCGAGATCCGCGCCGACCTCGAGCTGCTGAAGGGCGTGCTGCAGGGCTCCGACGGCGGGGCGATCAAGGAAGCGCTCACCCGCCTGGAGGGCAGCGCCTACCGGATCGCCGACGCCATCTACGCGCAGCAGGGCGGCGGGACGTAG
- a CDS encoding nucleotide exchange factor GrpE → MADSQDKGAFRAEIPLDAVEEALRSVERISRGAAAREEASSEVELEGEPAAPADAAEVAQLRAQLELSQAKGREVLEKLREEHERLLRAAADLENFKKRAAREREEVQRFGNEQVVKDLLPVVDGLDRALAAAPAGDAVADGVRLVRASLEQALAKHGVSAFSAMGARFDPVAHEALLQVPTDAQPPGTVVLEHARGFKLHGRLVRPAMVGVAVAAGPDRRSEG, encoded by the coding sequence ATGGCCGACAGCCAGGACAAAGGTGCCTTCCGGGCGGAGATCCCCCTCGACGCGGTCGAGGAGGCCCTCCGCTCCGTCGAGCGGATCTCCCGCGGCGCGGCCGCGCGCGAGGAGGCCTCGAGCGAGGTGGAGCTGGAGGGCGAGCCCGCCGCGCCGGCCGACGCCGCCGAGGTCGCGCAGCTCCGCGCCCAGCTCGAGCTCTCGCAGGCGAAGGGACGGGAGGTGCTCGAGAAGCTCCGCGAGGAGCACGAGCGGCTCCTGCGCGCCGCCGCCGACCTCGAGAACTTCAAGAAGCGGGCGGCGAGGGAGCGCGAGGAGGTGCAGCGCTTCGGGAACGAGCAGGTGGTGAAGGATCTCCTCCCGGTGGTGGACGGGCTCGACCGCGCGCTCGCGGCCGCGCCCGCCGGCGACGCGGTGGCCGACGGCGTGCGGCTCGTCCGCGCCAGCCTGGAGCAGGCGCTCGCGAAGCACGGCGTCAGCGCCTTCAGCGCGATGGGCGCGCGCTTCGACCCGGTGGCGCACGAGGCGCTCCTGCAGGTCCCGACCGACGCGCAGCCTCCCGGCACGGTGGTCCTCGAGCACGCGCGCGGCTTCAAGCTGCACGGCCGGCTCGTCCGCCCGGCGATGGTGGGGGTCGCCGTCGCGGCGGGGCCGGACCGAAGGAGCGAGGGCTGA
- the hrcA gene encoding heat-inducible transcriptional repressor HrcA, producing the protein MPGPGGELDRREREVLRALVQDYIHTGEPVASQPLLARHELECSPATVRSVMSDLEALGFLEKPHASSGRIPTERGYRLYVDSLLKVRPPSPQDRDRIERLAQAASDVGRLLEGTADLLHSLSHHAGVVTTPRPRVDPVRQVEFVRLRENRVLAVFVSEAGIVTNKLVQLEFPMPAADLERAANYLNEKIHALSHAAETLGAVREQILQDMRADQSALHELLQKALSLAEQTFDGPGEERVLVDGEESFLDAPEFANVRKARALLRAFAEKDRILRVLDRVLTSQEVQIFIGAESEFAAVPDVSVVAAPYGRGDHVLGTLAVVGPTRMNYARVIPLVDLTARHISRALTALSDG; encoded by the coding sequence ATGCCGGGCCCTGGCGGTGAGCTGGACAGACGGGAGCGCGAGGTCCTCCGCGCGCTCGTGCAGGACTACATCCACACCGGTGAGCCGGTGGCGAGCCAGCCGCTCCTCGCGCGCCACGAGCTCGAGTGCTCGCCGGCGACGGTCCGCTCGGTGATGAGCGATCTCGAGGCGCTCGGCTTCCTCGAGAAGCCCCACGCCTCCTCGGGGCGGATCCCCACCGAGCGCGGCTACCGGCTCTACGTGGACTCGCTCCTCAAGGTGCGGCCGCCCTCGCCGCAGGACCGCGACCGCATCGAGCGGCTCGCCCAGGCGGCGAGCGACGTGGGGCGCCTGCTGGAGGGCACCGCCGACCTGCTCCACTCGCTGTCCCACCACGCGGGCGTGGTCACCACCCCGCGCCCGCGCGTGGATCCGGTCCGGCAGGTGGAGTTCGTGCGGCTGCGCGAGAACCGCGTGCTCGCGGTGTTCGTCTCCGAGGCGGGCATCGTCACGAACAAGCTCGTGCAGCTCGAGTTCCCCATGCCCGCGGCGGACCTCGAGCGCGCGGCCAACTACCTGAACGAGAAGATCCACGCGCTCTCGCACGCCGCCGAGACGCTCGGGGCGGTGCGCGAGCAGATCCTCCAGGACATGCGCGCCGACCAGAGCGCGCTGCACGAGCTCCTGCAGAAGGCGCTCAGCCTGGCCGAGCAGACCTTCGACGGGCCGGGCGAGGAGCGCGTGCTCGTCGACGGCGAGGAGAGCTTCCTCGACGCGCCCGAGTTCGCGAACGTGCGCAAGGCGCGGGCGCTGCTCAGGGCGTTCGCCGAGAAGGATCGCATCCTGCGCGTGCTCGACCGCGTGCTCACCTCGCAGGAGGTGCAGATCTTCATCGGCGCCGAGAGCGAGTTCGCGGCGGTGCCCGACGTGTCGGTGGTGGCGGCGCCCTACGGGCGGGGCGACCACGTGCTCGGCACGCTCGCGGTGGTGGGGCCGACGCGCATGAACTACGCGCGCGTCATACCGCTCGTGGATCTGACCGCTCGCCACATCTCGCGCGCGCTGACCGCCCTGTCGGACGGATAG